A part of Silurus meridionalis isolate SWU-2019-XX chromosome 18, ASM1480568v1, whole genome shotgun sequence genomic DNA contains:
- the map3k7 gene encoding mitogen-activated protein kinase kinase kinase 7 isoform X1 has translation MSAPSAEMLETPPGYPFEEIEYADIEVEEVVGRGAFGVVCKAKWKGKDVAIKTIESESERTAFVVELRQLSRVNHPNIVKLYGSCQNPVSPVCLVMEYAEGGSLYNVLHGAEPLPHYTASHAMSWCLQCAQGVSYLHGMKPKALIHRDLKPPNLLLVAGGTVLKICDFGTACDIQTHMTNNKGSAAWMAPEVFEGSNYSEKCDVFSWGIILWEVITRRKPFDEIGGPAFRIMWAVHRGTRPPLIKNLPKPIESLMTRCWSKDPSQRPSMEEIVKIMTHLMKYFPGSDEPLQYPYQYSDEGQSNSATSTGSFLSMSNKNDGSMDHGTSAGTSDTIKTIEKIKPKADPLRPGHSLSRGGSVESLSVPGRTHCLPSSDSKRMSADLSELRQDKMPFPTARPQYKRGHRKTASHGTILDIPEIVVTGTCDFRRRSVQDLPAFPGETGQESRNSSRSSSPSVRITPDKSKCYGYSPDEPADTNGCDNSIPMAYLTLDHQLQPLAPCPNSKESMAVFEQHCKMAQEYLKVQTEIALLIQRKNELIAELDQDEKDQQNTSRLVQEHKKLLDENKSLSTFYQQCKKQLELIRAQQQKRPGTS, from the exons ATGTCTGCCCCCTCCGCAGAAATGCTCGAGACGCCTCCTGGATATCCTTTCGAAGAGATCGAGTACGCAGACATCGAAGTGGAAGAG gtGGTGGGCAGAGGGGCTTTCGGAGTGGTGTGCAAGGCCAAATGGAAAGGCAAAGACGTGGCCATCAAGACCATCGAGAGCGAATCGGAAAGGACGGCTTTTGTCGTAGAG CTTCGTCAGTTGTCTCGTGTGAATCACCCCAACATCGTGAAGCTGTACGGCTCCTGTCAAAATCCCGTAAGTCCC GTGTGTCTGGTAATGGAATATGCAGAAGGGGGCTCTCTGTACAACG TGCTGCACGGCGCAGAGCCTCTCCCCCACTACACGGCGTCTCACGCCATGAGCTGGTGCCTGCAGTGTGCTCAGGGCGTCTCGTATCTCCACGGCATGAAACCAAAGGCCCTCATTCACAGGGACCTCAAGCCACCCAA TCTGCTGCTGGTCGCCGGAGGCACCGTTCTCAAGATCTGTGACTTCGGGACGGCGTGCGACATCCAGACTCACATGACCAACAACAAAGGCAGCGCGGCCTGGATGGCTCCAGAGGTGTTCGAAG GCAGTAACTACAGCGAGAAGTGCGACGTGTTCAGTTGGGGCATTATTCTGTGGGAGGTGATCACACGCAGGAAGCCTTTCGACGAGATCGGAGGACCAGCTTTCCGCATCATGTGGGCCGTGCACCGTG GAACTCGTCCTCCTCTCATTAAAAACCTGCCCAAGCCCATAGAGAGTCTGATGACCCGCTGCTGGTCCAAAGATCCCTCACAGCGGCCTTCGATGGAGGAGATCGTCAAAATCATGACCCATCTCATGAAG tATTTTCCTGGGTCAGACGAGCCCCTGCAGTACCCATATCAGTATTCAGATGAAGGCCAGAGTAATTCTGCCACCAGCACAG GCTCCTTCCTCAGCATGAGCAACAAGAACGACGGCAGCATGGATCACGGTACTTCTGCCGGCACCAGCGACACCATCAAGACAATCGAGAAGATAAAACCAAAG GCCGATCCGCTAAGGCCTGGCCATTCTCTGTCAAGAGGGGGCAGCGTTGAGAGCCTGTCGGTGCCAGGCAGAACCCACTGCCTGCCCTCATCCGACAGCAAACGAATGAGCGCTGACCTCTCCGAGCTCAGACAAGACAAGATGCCCTTCcctacag cgCGGCCGCAGTATAAACGAGGCCACCGCAAAACAGCGTCACACGGCACCATTCTGGACATTCCAGAGATCGTCGTCACAG GGACCTGCGATTTTCGGCGGAGGTCTGTGCAGGATCTTCCCGCCTTCCCCGGAGAAACGGGACAA GAAAGCCGGAACAGCAGCAGGTCGTCCAGTCCGAGCGTAAGGATCACGCCCGACAAAAGCAAATGCTACGGTTACTCTCCCGATGAGCCTGCAG ACACTAACGGTTGTGATAACTCCATTCCCATGGCGTATCTGACACTGGATCATCAGTTACAG cCGCTTGCCCCGTGCCCGAACTCCAAGGAGTCGATGGCGGTATTCGAGCAGCACTGTAAGATGGCGCAAGAGTACCTGAAAGTGCAGACGGAGATCGCTCTGCTCATTCAGAGGAA gaacgAGCTGATCGCCGAACTCGATCAGGACGAGAAGGACCAGCAGAACACGTCTCGCCTGGTGCAGGAGCACAAGAAGCTTCTCGACGAGAACAAGAGCTTGTCCACCTTCTACCAGCAGTGCAAGAAGCAGCTGGAGCTCATCCGCGCACAGCAACAAAAACGACCGGGAACGTCGTGA
- the map3k7 gene encoding mitogen-activated protein kinase kinase kinase 7 isoform X2 produces MSAPSAEMLETPPGYPFEEIEYADIEVEEVVGRGAFGVVCKAKWKGKDVAIKTIESESERTAFVVELRQLSRVNHPNIVKLYGSCQNPVCLVMEYAEGGSLYNVLHGAEPLPHYTASHAMSWCLQCAQGVSYLHGMKPKALIHRDLKPPNLLLVAGGTVLKICDFGTACDIQTHMTNNKGSAAWMAPEVFEGSNYSEKCDVFSWGIILWEVITRRKPFDEIGGPAFRIMWAVHRGTRPPLIKNLPKPIESLMTRCWSKDPSQRPSMEEIVKIMTHLMKYFPGSDEPLQYPYQYSDEGQSNSATSTGSFLSMSNKNDGSMDHGTSAGTSDTIKTIEKIKPKADPLRPGHSLSRGGSVESLSVPGRTHCLPSSDSKRMSADLSELRQDKMPFPTARPQYKRGHRKTASHGTILDIPEIVVTGTCDFRRRSVQDLPAFPGETGQESRNSSRSSSPSVRITPDKSKCYGYSPDEPADTNGCDNSIPMAYLTLDHQLQPLAPCPNSKESMAVFEQHCKMAQEYLKVQTEIALLIQRKNELIAELDQDEKDQQNTSRLVQEHKKLLDENKSLSTFYQQCKKQLELIRAQQQKRPGTS; encoded by the exons ATGTCTGCCCCCTCCGCAGAAATGCTCGAGACGCCTCCTGGATATCCTTTCGAAGAGATCGAGTACGCAGACATCGAAGTGGAAGAG gtGGTGGGCAGAGGGGCTTTCGGAGTGGTGTGCAAGGCCAAATGGAAAGGCAAAGACGTGGCCATCAAGACCATCGAGAGCGAATCGGAAAGGACGGCTTTTGTCGTAGAG CTTCGTCAGTTGTCTCGTGTGAATCACCCCAACATCGTGAAGCTGTACGGCTCCTGTCAAAATCCC GTGTGTCTGGTAATGGAATATGCAGAAGGGGGCTCTCTGTACAACG TGCTGCACGGCGCAGAGCCTCTCCCCCACTACACGGCGTCTCACGCCATGAGCTGGTGCCTGCAGTGTGCTCAGGGCGTCTCGTATCTCCACGGCATGAAACCAAAGGCCCTCATTCACAGGGACCTCAAGCCACCCAA TCTGCTGCTGGTCGCCGGAGGCACCGTTCTCAAGATCTGTGACTTCGGGACGGCGTGCGACATCCAGACTCACATGACCAACAACAAAGGCAGCGCGGCCTGGATGGCTCCAGAGGTGTTCGAAG GCAGTAACTACAGCGAGAAGTGCGACGTGTTCAGTTGGGGCATTATTCTGTGGGAGGTGATCACACGCAGGAAGCCTTTCGACGAGATCGGAGGACCAGCTTTCCGCATCATGTGGGCCGTGCACCGTG GAACTCGTCCTCCTCTCATTAAAAACCTGCCCAAGCCCATAGAGAGTCTGATGACCCGCTGCTGGTCCAAAGATCCCTCACAGCGGCCTTCGATGGAGGAGATCGTCAAAATCATGACCCATCTCATGAAG tATTTTCCTGGGTCAGACGAGCCCCTGCAGTACCCATATCAGTATTCAGATGAAGGCCAGAGTAATTCTGCCACCAGCACAG GCTCCTTCCTCAGCATGAGCAACAAGAACGACGGCAGCATGGATCACGGTACTTCTGCCGGCACCAGCGACACCATCAAGACAATCGAGAAGATAAAACCAAAG GCCGATCCGCTAAGGCCTGGCCATTCTCTGTCAAGAGGGGGCAGCGTTGAGAGCCTGTCGGTGCCAGGCAGAACCCACTGCCTGCCCTCATCCGACAGCAAACGAATGAGCGCTGACCTCTCCGAGCTCAGACAAGACAAGATGCCCTTCcctacag cgCGGCCGCAGTATAAACGAGGCCACCGCAAAACAGCGTCACACGGCACCATTCTGGACATTCCAGAGATCGTCGTCACAG GGACCTGCGATTTTCGGCGGAGGTCTGTGCAGGATCTTCCCGCCTTCCCCGGAGAAACGGGACAA GAAAGCCGGAACAGCAGCAGGTCGTCCAGTCCGAGCGTAAGGATCACGCCCGACAAAAGCAAATGCTACGGTTACTCTCCCGATGAGCCTGCAG ACACTAACGGTTGTGATAACTCCATTCCCATGGCGTATCTGACACTGGATCATCAGTTACAG cCGCTTGCCCCGTGCCCGAACTCCAAGGAGTCGATGGCGGTATTCGAGCAGCACTGTAAGATGGCGCAAGAGTACCTGAAAGTGCAGACGGAGATCGCTCTGCTCATTCAGAGGAA gaacgAGCTGATCGCCGAACTCGATCAGGACGAGAAGGACCAGCAGAACACGTCTCGCCTGGTGCAGGAGCACAAGAAGCTTCTCGACGAGAACAAGAGCTTGTCCACCTTCTACCAGCAGTGCAAGAAGCAGCTGGAGCTCATCCGCGCACAGCAACAAAAACGACCGGGAACGTCGTGA
- the map3k7 gene encoding mitogen-activated protein kinase kinase kinase 7 isoform X3: protein MSAPSAEMLETPPGYPFEEIEYADIEVEEVVGRGAFGVVCKAKWKGKDVAIKTIESESERTAFVVELRQLSRVNHPNIVKLYGSCQNPVSPVCLVMEYAEGGSLYNVLHGAEPLPHYTASHAMSWCLQCAQGVSYLHGMKPKALIHRDLKPPNLLLVAGGTVLKICDFGTACDIQTHMTNNKGSAAWMAPEVFEGSNYSEKCDVFSWGIILWEVITRRKPFDEIGGPAFRIMWAVHRGTRPPLIKNLPKPIESLMTRCWSKDPSQRPSMEEIVKIMTHLMKYFPGSDEPLQYPYQYSDEGQSNSATSTGSFLSMSNKNDGSMDHGTSAGTSDTIKTIEKIKPKADPLRPGHSLSRGGSVESLSVPGRTHCLPSSDSKRMSADLSELRQDKMPFPTGTCDFRRRSVQDLPAFPGETGQESRNSSRSSSPSVRITPDKSKCYGYSPDEPADTNGCDNSIPMAYLTLDHQLQPLAPCPNSKESMAVFEQHCKMAQEYLKVQTEIALLIQRKNELIAELDQDEKDQQNTSRLVQEHKKLLDENKSLSTFYQQCKKQLELIRAQQQKRPGTS from the exons ATGTCTGCCCCCTCCGCAGAAATGCTCGAGACGCCTCCTGGATATCCTTTCGAAGAGATCGAGTACGCAGACATCGAAGTGGAAGAG gtGGTGGGCAGAGGGGCTTTCGGAGTGGTGTGCAAGGCCAAATGGAAAGGCAAAGACGTGGCCATCAAGACCATCGAGAGCGAATCGGAAAGGACGGCTTTTGTCGTAGAG CTTCGTCAGTTGTCTCGTGTGAATCACCCCAACATCGTGAAGCTGTACGGCTCCTGTCAAAATCCCGTAAGTCCC GTGTGTCTGGTAATGGAATATGCAGAAGGGGGCTCTCTGTACAACG TGCTGCACGGCGCAGAGCCTCTCCCCCACTACACGGCGTCTCACGCCATGAGCTGGTGCCTGCAGTGTGCTCAGGGCGTCTCGTATCTCCACGGCATGAAACCAAAGGCCCTCATTCACAGGGACCTCAAGCCACCCAA TCTGCTGCTGGTCGCCGGAGGCACCGTTCTCAAGATCTGTGACTTCGGGACGGCGTGCGACATCCAGACTCACATGACCAACAACAAAGGCAGCGCGGCCTGGATGGCTCCAGAGGTGTTCGAAG GCAGTAACTACAGCGAGAAGTGCGACGTGTTCAGTTGGGGCATTATTCTGTGGGAGGTGATCACACGCAGGAAGCCTTTCGACGAGATCGGAGGACCAGCTTTCCGCATCATGTGGGCCGTGCACCGTG GAACTCGTCCTCCTCTCATTAAAAACCTGCCCAAGCCCATAGAGAGTCTGATGACCCGCTGCTGGTCCAAAGATCCCTCACAGCGGCCTTCGATGGAGGAGATCGTCAAAATCATGACCCATCTCATGAAG tATTTTCCTGGGTCAGACGAGCCCCTGCAGTACCCATATCAGTATTCAGATGAAGGCCAGAGTAATTCTGCCACCAGCACAG GCTCCTTCCTCAGCATGAGCAACAAGAACGACGGCAGCATGGATCACGGTACTTCTGCCGGCACCAGCGACACCATCAAGACAATCGAGAAGATAAAACCAAAG GCCGATCCGCTAAGGCCTGGCCATTCTCTGTCAAGAGGGGGCAGCGTTGAGAGCCTGTCGGTGCCAGGCAGAACCCACTGCCTGCCCTCATCCGACAGCAAACGAATGAGCGCTGACCTCTCCGAGCTCAGACAAGACAAGATGCCCTTCcctacag GGACCTGCGATTTTCGGCGGAGGTCTGTGCAGGATCTTCCCGCCTTCCCCGGAGAAACGGGACAA GAAAGCCGGAACAGCAGCAGGTCGTCCAGTCCGAGCGTAAGGATCACGCCCGACAAAAGCAAATGCTACGGTTACTCTCCCGATGAGCCTGCAG ACACTAACGGTTGTGATAACTCCATTCCCATGGCGTATCTGACACTGGATCATCAGTTACAG cCGCTTGCCCCGTGCCCGAACTCCAAGGAGTCGATGGCGGTATTCGAGCAGCACTGTAAGATGGCGCAAGAGTACCTGAAAGTGCAGACGGAGATCGCTCTGCTCATTCAGAGGAA gaacgAGCTGATCGCCGAACTCGATCAGGACGAGAAGGACCAGCAGAACACGTCTCGCCTGGTGCAGGAGCACAAGAAGCTTCTCGACGAGAACAAGAGCTTGTCCACCTTCTACCAGCAGTGCAAGAAGCAGCTGGAGCTCATCCGCGCACAGCAACAAAAACGACCGGGAACGTCGTGA
- the map3k7 gene encoding mitogen-activated protein kinase kinase kinase 7 isoform X4, giving the protein MSAPSAEMLETPPGYPFEEIEYADIEVEEVVGRGAFGVVCKAKWKGKDVAIKTIESESERTAFVVELRQLSRVNHPNIVKLYGSCQNPVCLVMEYAEGGSLYNVLHGAEPLPHYTASHAMSWCLQCAQGVSYLHGMKPKALIHRDLKPPNLLLVAGGTVLKICDFGTACDIQTHMTNNKGSAAWMAPEVFEGSNYSEKCDVFSWGIILWEVITRRKPFDEIGGPAFRIMWAVHRGTRPPLIKNLPKPIESLMTRCWSKDPSQRPSMEEIVKIMTHLMKYFPGSDEPLQYPYQYSDEGQSNSATSTGSFLSMSNKNDGSMDHGTSAGTSDTIKTIEKIKPKADPLRPGHSLSRGGSVESLSVPGRTHCLPSSDSKRMSADLSELRQDKMPFPTGTCDFRRRSVQDLPAFPGETGQESRNSSRSSSPSVRITPDKSKCYGYSPDEPADTNGCDNSIPMAYLTLDHQLQPLAPCPNSKESMAVFEQHCKMAQEYLKVQTEIALLIQRKNELIAELDQDEKDQQNTSRLVQEHKKLLDENKSLSTFYQQCKKQLELIRAQQQKRPGTS; this is encoded by the exons ATGTCTGCCCCCTCCGCAGAAATGCTCGAGACGCCTCCTGGATATCCTTTCGAAGAGATCGAGTACGCAGACATCGAAGTGGAAGAG gtGGTGGGCAGAGGGGCTTTCGGAGTGGTGTGCAAGGCCAAATGGAAAGGCAAAGACGTGGCCATCAAGACCATCGAGAGCGAATCGGAAAGGACGGCTTTTGTCGTAGAG CTTCGTCAGTTGTCTCGTGTGAATCACCCCAACATCGTGAAGCTGTACGGCTCCTGTCAAAATCCC GTGTGTCTGGTAATGGAATATGCAGAAGGGGGCTCTCTGTACAACG TGCTGCACGGCGCAGAGCCTCTCCCCCACTACACGGCGTCTCACGCCATGAGCTGGTGCCTGCAGTGTGCTCAGGGCGTCTCGTATCTCCACGGCATGAAACCAAAGGCCCTCATTCACAGGGACCTCAAGCCACCCAA TCTGCTGCTGGTCGCCGGAGGCACCGTTCTCAAGATCTGTGACTTCGGGACGGCGTGCGACATCCAGACTCACATGACCAACAACAAAGGCAGCGCGGCCTGGATGGCTCCAGAGGTGTTCGAAG GCAGTAACTACAGCGAGAAGTGCGACGTGTTCAGTTGGGGCATTATTCTGTGGGAGGTGATCACACGCAGGAAGCCTTTCGACGAGATCGGAGGACCAGCTTTCCGCATCATGTGGGCCGTGCACCGTG GAACTCGTCCTCCTCTCATTAAAAACCTGCCCAAGCCCATAGAGAGTCTGATGACCCGCTGCTGGTCCAAAGATCCCTCACAGCGGCCTTCGATGGAGGAGATCGTCAAAATCATGACCCATCTCATGAAG tATTTTCCTGGGTCAGACGAGCCCCTGCAGTACCCATATCAGTATTCAGATGAAGGCCAGAGTAATTCTGCCACCAGCACAG GCTCCTTCCTCAGCATGAGCAACAAGAACGACGGCAGCATGGATCACGGTACTTCTGCCGGCACCAGCGACACCATCAAGACAATCGAGAAGATAAAACCAAAG GCCGATCCGCTAAGGCCTGGCCATTCTCTGTCAAGAGGGGGCAGCGTTGAGAGCCTGTCGGTGCCAGGCAGAACCCACTGCCTGCCCTCATCCGACAGCAAACGAATGAGCGCTGACCTCTCCGAGCTCAGACAAGACAAGATGCCCTTCcctacag GGACCTGCGATTTTCGGCGGAGGTCTGTGCAGGATCTTCCCGCCTTCCCCGGAGAAACGGGACAA GAAAGCCGGAACAGCAGCAGGTCGTCCAGTCCGAGCGTAAGGATCACGCCCGACAAAAGCAAATGCTACGGTTACTCTCCCGATGAGCCTGCAG ACACTAACGGTTGTGATAACTCCATTCCCATGGCGTATCTGACACTGGATCATCAGTTACAG cCGCTTGCCCCGTGCCCGAACTCCAAGGAGTCGATGGCGGTATTCGAGCAGCACTGTAAGATGGCGCAAGAGTACCTGAAAGTGCAGACGGAGATCGCTCTGCTCATTCAGAGGAA gaacgAGCTGATCGCCGAACTCGATCAGGACGAGAAGGACCAGCAGAACACGTCTCGCCTGGTGCAGGAGCACAAGAAGCTTCTCGACGAGAACAAGAGCTTGTCCACCTTCTACCAGCAGTGCAAGAAGCAGCTGGAGCTCATCCGCGCACAGCAACAAAAACGACCGGGAACGTCGTGA